In Patescibacteria group bacterium, a single window of DNA contains:
- a CDS encoding O-antigen ligase family protein, with product MLTYLLITIYLLFFAYVCIRRLDWGVYLVLLTLPSYGVRLQLGFLPLTLLELEILVLFLVWFWRAISSKFELWPQSKFAKWSVLILVIATISMLVSPELVRAAGIWKAYFVEAILFFIIFSSVIKTSEQLRNVVHSLGLVALVISVFAIIQKFTNGFLVPYQYWYLGEGPRVTSFYSYPNAVGLFVAPIVMMMVGYLVSIKRHAARSAQQVLEIVFLVSTIVCGALAIWWAHSDGALVGLAAGLVVFGLLVKKTRWYVVGAILFLIFYFLLFGLPSSIMQKLTFSDWSGSVRLTIWAESWNMIKNHWLLGAGLAGYQSAIVPYHQAKYIEIFLYPHNFVINFWSELGLAGLIVFLGSIVHYFWIGLRTVFSRKDKDKKQGQIQIFTAGLVAAMVTILVHGLVDVPYFKNDLAVLWWMFFGLMSVVAYGASIGVILTEDKKEYNKK from the coding sequence ATGTTAACCTACCTTTTGATTACAATCTATCTATTATTTTTCGCCTACGTCTGCATTCGTCGTCTCGACTGGGGCGTGTATTTGGTTTTGTTGACACTACCTAGCTATGGCGTTCGTTTGCAGCTAGGGTTTTTACCATTGACGCTTTTGGAGTTGGAAATTTTAGTTTTATTTCTGGTTTGGTTTTGGCGCGCGATATCGAGTAAGTTTGAACTTTGGCCGCAAAGCAAGTTTGCCAAATGGTCTGTTTTGATTTTGGTTATTGCCACCATCTCAATGCTTGTCTCGCCAGAATTAGTACGGGCTGCCGGTATTTGGAAGGCGTATTTTGTTGAAGCAATATTGTTTTTTATAATTTTTTCCAGTGTGATTAAAACCTCAGAGCAGTTAAGAAACGTCGTTCATTCCCTTGGTTTGGTGGCGTTGGTAATTTCTGTTTTTGCGATTATTCAAAAATTTACCAATGGTTTTCTGGTGCCATATCAATATTGGTATTTAGGTGAAGGACCTCGCGTGACTAGTTTTTACAGCTACCCAAACGCGGTTGGGCTTTTTGTTGCGCCGATTGTGATGATGATGGTGGGATATTTGGTTTCAATAAAACGGCACGCAGCCCGCAGCGCACAACAAGTGTTAGAAATAGTTTTTTTAGTTTCAACTATAGTCTGTGGAGCTTTGGCGATTTGGTGGGCGCATTCCGACGGAGCATTAGTTGGGTTGGCTGCCGGTTTAGTAGTTTTTGGTTTGCTTGTCAAAAAAACTCGTTGGTATGTCGTTGGAGCTATTTTGTTTCTTATTTTCTACTTTTTACTTTTTGGCTTGCCATCTAGTATTATGCAAAAGCTGACTTTTTCTGATTGGTCGGGGAGTGTACGATTAACGATTTGGGCAGAGAGCTGGAACATGATTAAGAATCATTGGTTGCTCGGCGCGGGACTAGCCGGTTATCAGAGCGCAATAGTGCCTTATCATCAGGCAAAATATATCGAGATATTTTTGTATCCGCATAATTTCGTCATAAACTTTTGGTCGGAACTGGGTCTAGCCGGACTGATAGTTTTTTTGGGATCGATCGTTCATTACTTTTGGATAGGATTAAGGACTGTTTTTTCGCGAAAAGATAAGGATAAAAAACAAGGTCAAATACAAATTTTTACTGCCGGACTGGTCGCAGCAATGGTAACGATTTTGGTTCACGGTCTTGTAGACGTACCGTATTTTAAAAACGATCTGGCGGTACTGTGGTGGATGTTTTTTGGGTTAATGTCGGTGGTGGCGTATGGAGCTAGTATTGGCGTTATCTTGACGGAGGACAAAAAAGAGTATAATAAGAAGTAG
- a CDS encoding flippase, with amino-acid sequence MSVVKKVLKNTFIQISGKAVAMILGLLTIGVMTRYLGREGFGQYSTIIAFLQFFGIIVDFGLAVIIVQMISSRPDETEKLTSNIFTFRLISALFFFALAPLVVWFFPYPAIIKWGVLVTTWALFFTSLNQLILGLFQRELKMGKATIADVVGRSIIFFGAVLAVYFGWNLLAIMAAVSIGNLVNFLLLFILSRSITRIRLAFDWSVWKEVFYKSWPIGLSIIFNLVYFKADTLILSLIRSQAEVGIYGATYKVLEILAGLPYIFMGLVLPLMSASLAAKDGQRFWEITQKSWDFICAVTLPMMIGGIVLAKKIMFLVAGQGFTDAGPLLQILIIATGAIYFSTIFNHAIIALERQRQILKGFFVTAVVALAGYLWLIPKYSYFAAAWTTVLAEMMILVISIFVVTRATGKTVGFNIFNKALLSSLVMGAVLLVVGWYGGGLLVSLIVGTVTYAAIFYLIGGINKELLQNLVK; translated from the coding sequence ATGTCAGTAGTAAAAAAAGTTTTGAAAAATACCTTTATCCAGATATCGGGCAAAGCTGTCGCGATGATTTTGGGTTTGTTGACGATTGGTGTCATGACCCGTTATTTGGGACGAGAAGGCTTTGGTCAATATTCGACGATTATCGCTTTTTTGCAGTTTTTTGGGATCATAGTCGATTTCGGCTTGGCGGTAATTATCGTTCAAATGATCTCGTCGCGACCGGATGAGACGGAAAAATTAACTTCCAATATTTTTACTTTTCGTCTAATTTCGGCACTGTTCTTTTTTGCGTTAGCGCCTTTAGTAGTTTGGTTTTTCCCCTATCCAGCGATTATTAAATGGGGCGTTTTAGTTACCACTTGGGCGCTGTTTTTCACTTCACTCAATCAACTGATACTCGGTCTTTTTCAGCGTGAATTAAAAATGGGGAAAGCGACTATCGCCGATGTGGTCGGTCGGTCAATTATATTTTTTGGCGCCGTATTAGCCGTTTATTTCGGTTGGAACTTGTTAGCGATTATGGCGGCGGTGTCGATTGGCAATCTGGTGAATTTTTTGCTTTTATTTATACTTTCTCGTTCGATTACAAGAATCAGGTTAGCTTTTGACTGGTCGGTTTGGAAAGAAGTATTTTATAAATCATGGCCGATCGGTCTGTCAATCATTTTCAATTTGGTTTATTTCAAGGCTGACACATTGATTTTGTCTTTGATACGCAGTCAGGCAGAGGTCGGGATTTATGGTGCGACCTATAAAGTTTTGGAAATTTTAGCCGGATTGCCATATATTTTTATGGGGTTAGTTTTACCGTTAATGTCGGCGTCATTGGCGGCTAAAGACGGACAACGGTTTTGGGAGATTACGCAAAAATCTTGGGACTTTATTTGCGCGGTGACACTACCAATGATGATTGGCGGTATTGTGCTAGCAAAAAAAATCATGTTTTTAGTTGCCGGTCAAGGCTTTACTGACGCCGGACCGCTTTTGCAAATATTAATTATTGCCACCGGAGCAATATATTTTAGCACTATTTTTAATCATGCGATTATCGCCCTGGAACGCCAACGGCAAATCCTTAAAGGGTTTTTTGTTACCGCCGTTGTTGCTTTAGCTGGCTATCTTTGGCTAATACCGAAATATTCTTACTTTGCGGCGGCATGGACAACGGTGTTAGCCGAGATGATGATTTTAGTAATTTCTATCTTTGTGGTAACGCGGGCTACTGGTAAAACAGTAGGGTTTAATATTTTTAATAAAGCGCTCCTGTCTAGTTTGGTGATGGGCGCTGTGTTATTGGTGGTTGGTTGGTATGGCGGCGGGTTGTTAGTTTCCTTGATAGTAGGTACGGTAACTTATGCCGCAATATTTTATCTGATCGGTGGCATTAATAAAGAGCTTTTGCAAAATTTAGTTAAATAA
- a CDS encoding PH domain-containing protein produces the protein MMRARLFLPMPEKGESVQMVVRRHGFIVFKEFVIYFILLLVPWVIRWFLSSQFPIIWDDEMLHALIFLAGSIYMLFVVLFVFAGFLDYWLDVWVITTERIISIEQKGLFSRSLIELQLDRVQDVNADISGFVPTLLHYGNISVQAAGAVSNTILQQVAHADAVARKIMVLSEECRRRNSAMSG, from the coding sequence ATGATGAGAGCTAGACTATTTTTACCAATGCCGGAGAAAGGAGAGAGCGTCCAGATGGTGGTCCGTCGTCATGGTTTTATAGTTTTTAAAGAATTTGTTATCTATTTTATTCTTTTGTTAGTGCCATGGGTGATTCGTTGGTTTTTGTCTTCACAATTCCCCATTATTTGGGATGACGAGATGTTGCACGCATTAATTTTTTTGGCGGGCAGTATTTATATGTTATTTGTAGTGTTGTTTGTTTTTGCCGGGTTTCTCGATTATTGGCTGGATGTATGGGTAATAACGACTGAAAGGATAATCAGTATAGAACAAAAAGGTCTTTTTTCCCGATCGCTTATAGAACTGCAGCTTGATCGGGTGCAAGATGTTAATGCTGATATTAGCGGTTTTGTCCCGACGCTGTTACATTATGGAAATATCAGCGTTCAAGCCGCTGGTGCTGTGTCTAATACTATTTTGCAGCAAGTTGCTCATGCCGACGCTGTGGCGCGTAAAATAATGGTTTTGTCAGAAGAGTGCCGCCGTCGAAATAGCGCGATGAGTGGATAA
- the ruvB gene encoding Holliday junction branch migration DNA helicase RuvB, translating to MTQKKPKKERVIDPEEKKEETNFDVTLRPQKLQDYIGQEKVKENLEIFMSAAKGRGEPIEHVLLYGPPGLGKTTLAHIIAKEMNVNIRVTSGPAIERAGDLAAILTNLAEGDVLFIDEIHRLNKMVEEVLYPAMEDYALDIIIGKGPSARTLRLQLPKFTLIGATTRIGSLSSPLRDRFGNIYHLNFYHNKDIQQIIGRSAKILGIEMDSDAAVEISGRARQTPRVANRLLKRVRDYAEVKEDGKIKKDTALSALQMLEVDHIGLDAVDRRLLEVIIDKFSGGPVGLNTLAAAIAEEIETIEDVYEPFLMQLGLLSRTPRGRIVTPAAYEHLGKNVPSDYQSKLGL from the coding sequence ATGACTCAAAAAAAGCCAAAAAAAGAAAGGGTTATCGACCCAGAAGAAAAAAAAGAAGAAACCAATTTTGACGTTACTTTACGCCCGCAAAAATTGCAAGATTATATTGGCCAGGAAAAGGTAAAAGAGAATCTAGAGATTTTCATGTCGGCGGCAAAGGGTCGTGGAGAACCGATCGAACATGTCTTACTTTATGGTCCTCCGGGACTTGGCAAGACGACGCTTGCTCATATTATAGCCAAAGAAATGAATGTCAATATTCGTGTTACTTCCGGACCGGCGATCGAACGCGCTGGAGATTTGGCAGCGATATTGACTAATTTAGCCGAAGGAGATGTTCTGTTTATAGATGAGATTCATCGACTTAATAAAATGGTGGAAGAAGTTCTTTACCCGGCGATGGAAGATTACGCGTTGGATATTATAATCGGCAAAGGTCCTTCGGCGCGGACACTGCGCTTGCAGTTGCCTAAATTTACTTTAATCGGGGCGACTACCAGGATCGGCTCTTTGTCGTCTCCGTTGCGCGATCGTTTTGGCAATATTTATCATTTGAATTTTTATCACAATAAAGACATTCAGCAAATCATCGGTCGTTCGGCAAAAATATTGGGAATCGAGATGGATAGCGATGCCGCCGTCGAAATATCCGGTCGCGCTCGTCAAACCCCGCGTGTAGCTAATCGGTTATTAAAGAGAGTCCGCGATTATGCGGAAGTAAAGGAAGATGGTAAGATAAAAAAAGATACGGCTTTATCCGCTCTACAGATGTTGGAAGTTGATCATATTGGTCTGGACGCGGTCGACCGGAGGCTTTTAGAAGTAATAATAGACAAATTTTCCGGCGGACCAGTGGGGCTGAACACTCTTGCTGCCGCGATTGCAGAAGAGATTGAAACAATAGAAGATGTTTATGAGCCGTTTCTGATGCAACTAGGATTGTTGTCCCGTACCCCGCGTGGTAGGATAGTAACGCCGGCTGCTTATGAACATCTGGGTAAAAACGTTCCTAGCGATTATCAAAGCAAGTTGGGGCTTTAA
- a CDS encoding radical SAM protein, translating to MEYLLREVVIETTRRCNLDCMHCGSDCRALVEKLELTICQWQEVLTQLADMKVEKVVFSGGEPTLKKGFESLLLTAAGLGLKVGFISNGLQPFSDLLQEAITQSQPFAVGLSIDGLKNVHNKIRRNENSWQGLMKNIFVLQRLAVPICAVTTLHKLNYQELTRLGAFFDLAEVDSWQIQLAMPFGRMKTRRELLLGEQEFREVCRQVAVLRKQFSQISIQAADCFGAASPDIIRSGCWNGCSAGISSLGIDASGNVMPCLSLQGGIRGENVQSKPLSEIWKSSSIFDFNRQFDPGSVKGNCAGCNYLNQCRGGCNSQSFAYYGYLHSSPFCFVRSFQS from the coding sequence ATGGAATACTTATTAAGAGAAGTGGTGATAGAAACCACTCGGCGGTGTAACCTCGACTGCATGCATTGCGGTTCGGATTGCAGGGCTTTGGTTGAAAAGCTGGAACTGACGATTTGCCAATGGCAGGAGGTGTTAACACAGCTTGCTGATATGAAAGTGGAAAAGGTGGTTTTTTCCGGTGGTGAGCCGACTCTCAAAAAAGGCTTTGAAAGCCTTTTACTTACAGCCGCTGGGTTGGGTTTGAAGGTCGGTTTTATCAGCAACGGTTTGCAGCCATTTTCCGACTTACTGCAGGAAGCGATAACGCAGAGTCAGCCGTTCGCGGTTGGTCTGAGTATTGATGGTTTGAAAAATGTTCATAATAAAATAAGGAGAAACGAAAATAGCTGGCAAGGGCTGATGAAAAACATTTTTGTCTTACAGCGATTGGCTGTACCGATTTGTGCGGTTACGACTTTGCACAAGTTAAACTATCAAGAGCTGACGCGGTTAGGCGCTTTTTTTGATCTCGCCGAAGTAGATTCTTGGCAAATACAGCTCGCCATGCCTTTTGGCAGGATGAAAACACGTCGTGAGCTGCTTTTGGGCGAGCAGGAATTTCGAGAAGTTTGCCGGCAAGTCGCCGTGCTGCGAAAACAGTTTAGCCAAATAAGTATCCAGGCTGCTGATTGTTTCGGCGCAGCGTCTCCTGATATAATTCGTTCCGGTTGCTGGAATGGATGCTCGGCTGGCATTTCTTCTCTCGGTATTGATGCGAGCGGAAACGTTATGCCGTGTCTCTCGCTGCAAGGAGGTATTCGCGGTGAAAACGTCCAGTCTAAACCTTTGAGCGAGATTTGGAAAAGCTCTTCAATATTCGATTTCAATCGGCAGTTTGACCCTGGCAGCGTAAAAGGCAATTGCGCCGGTTGTAATTATTTGAACCAATGCCGCGGTGGCTGCAATAGCCAGTCGTTTGCTTATTACGGCTACTTGCACAGCTCGCCGTTTTGCTTTGTCAGAAGTTTTCAGAGTTGA
- a CDS encoding DUF2079 domain-containing protein has product MSILKNILLQKHRQILWFTIFLYIIIFSFFCLYKYYHFGYNSLDLAILNQVFFNTAHGDFFASSINYPSYLGDHFKPIILLLLPVYFVWQSPQILLIIQTFFLALAAWPLYLIGKKLFTNPLYYLILPTLFLLNSTVASTNLFEFHLLPIAYFTLFFSFYFYLEKKFWPFFIFACLSMMIREDVSLFIFCFGFFILYENIKTKEKRHWYWFVVPIILSVLYFLVSLKIISYFNTAGGYKFITYYSWLGNSFTEIIKNFFSHPLVVVKHLFLKQNIEMVLGLLVPFAFFVPLASPRYLILTVLTFGQFALSNLGGGGITVQTHYATLLNIPLFLAVGSSLKRINENQIWQKRFYIITGILFLATLYSMLLLGPKIVSQNSPKNIETKKEFITKACSQVSFSQNATIVASYEILPIFSSRSNLYPLSYVFLGKKQFSTEKYLPPQNIDFLLADMAETITYQFQFGDKKYYQSDYYRGAKNLRDFINEHKLSYSCSFDTTILFEKNTNSNNGLGLVDITHAESQNKFNCQGYDDKQNIAFICQTQFSQRQTTNHQLQIQIKKDEKEIYTKILPFAYGFYQTTELETTDLLTIKYLLTIPPDVAQQKNQICINLVYLDGDYVLNQQRSGELIVKNIKTIDSSCW; this is encoded by the coding sequence ATGTCAATACTAAAAAATATCTTATTACAAAAACATCGCCAAATACTGTGGTTCACGATTTTTCTTTATATTATTATCTTTAGTTTTTTTTGTCTTTATAAATACTACCATTTTGGCTACAACTCGCTTGATCTGGCAATACTCAACCAAGTATTTTTTAACACCGCCCACGGTGATTTTTTTGCTTCATCAATAAACTACCCATCATATCTTGGTGACCATTTCAAACCGATTATTTTGTTGCTATTACCCGTTTATTTTGTCTGGCAATCACCGCAAATATTATTAATTATCCAAACCTTTTTTCTGGCTCTTGCCGCTTGGCCATTATATCTGATCGGTAAAAAACTTTTTACCAACCCGCTGTATTATCTTATTTTACCGACATTGTTTTTACTCAACTCCACCGTTGCCAGCACCAATCTTTTCGAATTTCATCTTCTACCCATTGCTTATTTTACACTGTTTTTTTCTTTTTATTTTTATTTAGAAAAAAAGTTCTGGCCGTTTTTTATTTTTGCTTGCCTGAGCATGATGATCCGCGAAGACGTTTCTTTGTTTATCTTTTGTTTCGGTTTTTTTATTTTGTACGAAAACATAAAAACGAAAGAAAAAAGGCATTGGTATTGGTTTGTCGTTCCTATAATTTTGAGCGTGCTTTATTTCTTGGTCAGTTTAAAGATTATTTCTTATTTTAACACTGCTGGTGGCTACAAATTTATTACCTATTATTCCTGGCTAGGAAATAGCTTCACGGAAATTATAAAAAATTTCTTTTCTCATCCTTTGGTTGTAGTAAAACATTTATTTTTAAAACAAAACATTGAAATGGTTTTAGGCCTGCTTGTTCCTTTTGCTTTTTTCGTACCTCTAGCCAGCCCTCGCTACCTAATACTGACTGTATTAACCTTTGGTCAGTTTGCTTTGAGTAACCTGGGTGGTGGTGGTATAACAGTACAAACTCATTACGCGACACTATTAAACATTCCGTTGTTTCTCGCCGTAGGATCGTCTTTGAAAAGGATTAACGAAAACCAAATTTGGCAAAAACGTTTTTATATAATCACCGGCATTTTGTTTCTCGCTACTCTTTACTCAATGCTTCTGCTCGGACCTAAAATAGTCAGTCAAAATTCGCCAAAAAACATTGAAACGAAAAAAGAGTTTATCACTAAAGCATGCTCTCAGGTTTCTTTTTCTCAAAACGCAACTATTGTGGCTAGCTATGAAATTTTACCAATTTTTTCTTCGCGCTCTAACCTCTATCCTTTAAGCTATGTCTTCCTGGGGAAAAAACAATTTTCTACCGAAAAATATCTTCCGCCCCAAAATATCGATTTTTTACTTGCTGATATGGCCGAAACCATAACCTACCAATTCCAATTTGGCGACAAAAAATATTATCAAAGCGACTATTATCGAGGTGCTAAAAATTTGAGGGATTTTATTAATGAACATAAATTAAGTTATTCATGTTCTTTTGACACCACTATTTTGTTCGAAAAAAACACTAATAGTAATAATGGTTTGGGGTTGGTGGATATCACCCATGCGGAATCACAAAATAAATTCAACTGCCAGGGTTATGATGATAAACAAAATATAGCTTTTATATGTCAGACACAGTTTTCTCAACGACAAACAACCAACCACCAACTACAAATCCAGATTAAAAAAGACGAGAAAGAAATATACACCAAAATACTACCCTTCGCATATGGGTTTTACCAAACCACCGAGTTAGAAACGACTGATCTATTAACGATCAAATATCTTTTGACCATACCTCCGGACGTTGCTCAACAAAAAAACCAAATTTGTATAAATTTGGTTTATCTGGATGGCGACTATGTGTTAAATCAACAAAGGAGCGGAGAATTAATTGTTAAAAATATAAAAACAATCGACTCTAGCTGCTGGTAA
- a CDS encoding SIS domain-containing protein, producing the protein MSVLDNQIKIKKIDQSKMLDSIKELPLQCRQAWYEAKKVKIPASYHNVKKIVVSGMGGSGLGGHVIQFLFWDRIKLPMQVINSYTIPACVDKDTLFLVSSYSGNTEETIDTIAPAKVKNAKIIAITKGGKIGKLVLNGKTPGYLIKEDHNLCGQPRMGIGYSVFGQLALLSRCGIIDIKDKDVEQVVNVLKKLNKKFAPNISTGKNPAKQIALKLHERVPVLVAADFLTGSVHVFSNQLNENAKTFACYFPISEMNHHLMEGLSQPKKYKKSLRFLFIQSKLYHPRNQKRIEVSKDVVESNSIDFIEHQLQSKTKFEQAFELLIFGSYVSFYLAVLNGIDPSPVPWVDYFKEQLEK; encoded by the coding sequence ATGTCTGTTTTGGACAATCAAATAAAAATAAAAAAAATTGACCAATCAAAAATGTTGGATTCGATTAAAGAGCTTCCATTACAGTGTAGGCAGGCTTGGTATGAAGCGAAAAAAGTGAAAATCCCTGCCTCTTATCATAATGTAAAAAAAATCGTTGTCAGTGGTATGGGTGGATCCGGGCTGGGTGGGCATGTCATCCAGTTTTTATTTTGGGACAGAATAAAACTGCCGATGCAGGTAATTAACAGTTATACTATTCCTGCCTGCGTCGATAAAGATACTTTATTTTTAGTTTCCAGTTATTCGGGAAATACGGAAGAGACTATAGATACTATCGCGCCGGCAAAAGTAAAGAATGCTAAAATAATCGCTATTACTAAAGGTGGCAAAATAGGCAAGTTGGTGCTCAATGGGAAAACTCCAGGGTATTTAATAAAGGAAGACCATAATCTCTGTGGTCAACCCAGAATGGGTATTGGCTATTCCGTTTTTGGACAGTTGGCGCTTTTAAGCCGTTGCGGAATAATTGACATAAAGGATAAAGATGTCGAGCAAGTAGTTAATGTTTTGAAAAAATTGAATAAAAAATTTGCGCCCAACATTTCGACTGGTAAAAATCCGGCTAAGCAGATAGCTCTCAAATTACACGAAAGAGTTCCGGTTTTGGTAGCTGCCGATTTTTTGACGGGCAGCGTGCATGTTTTTTCCAATCAACTAAATGAAAACGCTAAAACCTTTGCCTGTTATTTTCCGATATCGGAAATGAATCATCATTTAATGGAAGGATTGTCTCAGCCGAAAAAATATAAAAAGAGTTTGAGATTTTTATTTATTCAGTCAAAACTTTATCACCCACGTAATCAGAAAAGAATAGAAGTAAGTAAAGACGTGGTGGAGAGTAATAGTATAGATTTTATAGAACATCAGTTACAATCGAAAACAAAATTTGAGCAAGCATTTGAACTTTTGATTTTTGGTAGTTACGTTAGTTTTTATCTGGCGGTGTTGAACGGCATTGATCCGAGTCCGGTCCCTTGGGTTGATTATTTCAAAGAGCAATTAGAAAAATAA
- a CDS encoding YebC/PmpR family DNA-binding transcriptional regulator — protein MSGHSKWATTKRQKFATDAKRSNLFTRLAKNIALAAKEGGGDPEMNFKLRIAIDKAKEGNMPKDNIEKAVKRGTGEGGGAAYEEIFYEGFGPAGSAFIIQVVTDNKNRAASEIKHIFSTNGGSLGSSNSVSWMFDKVGGIKATAADSRPKEDVELNAIDAGAIDFEWLDEKTIWIYTEPSGLQKVKTALEISGLVVSDSELGYKPKESLLVEDDIRPAMERMYDALDEAEDVQNFWSNMAV, from the coding sequence ATGTCTGGACACTCTAAGTGGGCAACCACCAAAAGACAAAAATTTGCTACTGATGCCAAAAGATCAAACCTTTTTACCCGGCTGGCAAAAAACATCGCTTTAGCGGCAAAAGAGGGCGGTGGCGATCCAGAGATGAACTTTAAACTCCGTATTGCCATCGACAAGGCTAAAGAAGGCAATATGCCAAAAGACAATATCGAAAAAGCAGTAAAGCGTGGCACTGGCGAAGGCGGTGGAGCGGCATATGAAGAAATTTTTTACGAAGGCTTTGGTCCGGCTGGCAGCGCTTTTATTATTCAAGTGGTTACGGATAATAAAAATCGAGCAGCCTCTGAAATAAAACATATTTTTTCAACCAACGGCGGATCGCTGGGCAGCAGCAATAGCGTTTCCTGGATGTTTGATAAGGTAGGTGGAATTAAAGCGACTGCCGCCGATAGCCGTCCTAAAGAAGACGTCGAACTTAATGCTATTGATGCCGGCGCAATAGATTTTGAATGGTTAGATGAAAAAACTATTTGGATATATACTGAGCCAAGCGGCCTACAAAAAGTAAAAACTGCTCTGGAAATAAGCGGTCTAGTTGTTTCCGACAGTGAGCTTGGCTATAAACCGAAAGAAAGCCTACTAGTAGAAGACGATATTCGTCCAGCCATGGAAAGAATGTATGACGCGCTGGACGAGGCAGAAGATGTCCAAAATTTTTGGAGCAACATGGCCGTTTAG
- a CDS encoding four helix bundle protein — MNKKIQSFYQLTTWQEAHKLLLLIYKATGNFPREERYSLVDQLRRAAVSVPSNIAEGFCRRTKLEKIHFYSIALGSLVEIQS, encoded by the coding sequence ATGAATAAAAAAATACAGTCGTTTTATCAGCTGACTACTTGGCAGGAGGCTCACAAACTACTTTTATTGATTTATAAGGCAACTGGTAATTTTCCTAGGGAAGAAAGATATTCCTTGGTTGACCAACTGCGTCGAGCGGCCGTTTCCGTCCCTTCAAACATAGCCGAAGGTTTTTGTAGAAGGACTAAGTTGGAAAAAATCCATTTCTATTCTATCGCTTTAGGATCGCTGGTTGAAATTCAAAGTTAG
- the ruvC gene encoding crossover junction endodeoxyribonuclease RuvC, translated as MLILGIDPGFADTGWGVIEKKGNDLSLVDYGVIKTSTKLDFIARLEIIHQDLTRVIKKFKPEKVAVEQLFFAKNVKTALLVGQARGVVLLTIMEEKLPLLEYTPLQVKQAVCSYGRAEKTQIQKMVKVLLQMKDIPRPDDAADALAIAICCANSN; from the coding sequence ATGTTAATCCTCGGCATCGACCCTGGTTTTGCTGATACTGGCTGGGGTGTAATAGAAAAAAAAGGTAACGACCTAAGCTTGGTTGACTATGGGGTAATAAAAACCTCAACCAAACTTGATTTTATTGCTCGCCTGGAAATCATCCATCAGGACTTGACTAGAGTTATAAAAAAATTTAAGCCGGAGAAGGTCGCCGTCGAACAGCTTTTTTTTGCTAAAAACGTCAAAACCGCTCTTCTTGTCGGTCAGGCTCGCGGCGTAGTGCTCCTTACTATCATGGAAGAAAAATTGCCGCTGCTGGAATATACTCCACTGCAAGTAAAGCAAGCGGTATGCTCCTACGGTCGGGCAGAAAAAACTCAAATCCAAAAAATGGTTAAGGTCTTGCTGCAGATGAAAGATATTCCACGTCCGGACGACGCTGCCGACGCCTTGGCAATAGCCATTTGTTGCGCTAATAGCAACTAA